In Sphingobacterium sp. PCS056, the following proteins share a genomic window:
- a CDS encoding response regulator transcription factor, giving the protein MQILVVEDDKRISDFLIKGLEENGYMVTLCRSAEEVIADFLNIAWDLLIVDIMLPGMDGRQLVSTLRYKNCHAPVLMLSALNTVQDKVDSLDLGADDYLTKPFHFDELLSRIKALTRRSQIGFEVKKSQCIQVGALTIDKDQYKVFDGDQELELSPREFKLLMYLVENQNKAVSRIQILNAVWGINFDNQTNVVDVYISYVRNKIEKKQKYIFTVKGVGYLFKLEP; this is encoded by the coding sequence ATGCAGATTTTAGTTGTAGAAGACGATAAAAGGATCAGTGATTTTCTAATTAAAGGATTAGAAGAAAATGGTTATATGGTTACCTTATGTCGATCTGCTGAAGAAGTGATCGCAGATTTTCTGAATATCGCATGGGACTTATTGATTGTTGATATCATGCTTCCGGGTATGGATGGCAGGCAATTGGTGAGTACGCTGCGTTACAAGAACTGTCATGCGCCAGTGTTGATGTTGAGTGCATTGAATACGGTACAAGATAAGGTCGATTCCTTGGACCTCGGAGCGGATGACTACCTCACCAAACCCTTTCATTTTGATGAATTATTATCCAGGATCAAAGCATTGACCCGCCGCAGTCAGATTGGTTTCGAAGTTAAAAAAAGTCAATGTATTCAAGTTGGTGCGCTAACCATTGATAAGGATCAGTACAAAGTCTTTGACGGCGATCAGGAATTGGAACTTTCTCCCCGAGAATTTAAACTGCTGATGTACCTCGTCGAAAATCAAAATAAAGCGGTCAGTAGAATTCAGATCCTCAATGCTGTTTGGGGAATTAATTTTGATAATCAGACCAACGTGGTTGATGTGTATATCTCCTATGTTCGCAATAAGATCGAAAAGAAACAAAAGTATATATTTACAGTAAAGGGGGTTGGGTATCTATTTAAATTGGAGCCATGA
- a CDS encoding ecotin family protein: protein MKKLMLKTGMVVATLLISISAMAQTLLKQDTHVFPAPEKGMVKYVIEVPHAGIAADNNKKIEFFAGKYVETDACNSYFLAGEFEKKDLEGWGYHYYVFKTDGNVGMTKMLCQGEKKNTFVQAPSVMTEYNGRMPIVIYAPEGYEVKFKIYKAEPETYQAAEVTVKSTK from the coding sequence ATGAAAAAGTTAATGTTAAAAACAGGAATGGTCGTTGCTACTTTATTGATTTCTATATCTGCTATGGCGCAAACATTACTTAAACAGGACACTCATGTGTTTCCTGCTCCAGAAAAAGGCATGGTCAAATATGTTATCGAAGTGCCTCATGCTGGAATAGCTGCTGATAACAATAAAAAAATTGAGTTTTTTGCGGGTAAATATGTGGAGACGGATGCGTGCAATAGTTATTTTCTTGCAGGAGAATTTGAGAAGAAAGATTTGGAGGGTTGGGGATATCATTACTATGTATTCAAAACAGATGGGAATGTTGGGATGACTAAAATGCTATGTCAAGGTGAAAAAAAGAATACTTTTGTGCAAGCTCCATCGGTGATGACGGAATATAATGGTAGAATGCCAATCGTCATTTATGCTCCAGAAGGTTATGAAGTAAAGTTTAAAATTTATAAGGCAGAACCTGAAACCTATCAAGCGGCGGAAGTTACTGTTAAAAGTACAAAATAG
- a CDS encoding sensor histidine kinase produces the protein MNLKNRLSVYAAVIFGVIILIASTIIYVSFYTRMEGQEFRNLESKTLLSALFYLEKDEVSFIEHETIKNQLQKNISKRNILVVDSLNRRYDGQMEEDIPISADFFDLVRKQDVAQLKTDAFFYNGLYYHDNEGDFVIVTRASTAEFQDQMQLLLHILLAVSFIGLILILIFSQFLGNIAYDPILKMINQIKKRDDQNFNEPIVLNKSYQEVQELVDTYNHFVEKLSETFSIQKNFIDYVSHELRTPLAALLGTLEVSKQKPRTVEEHEQVNLQLKRYTEDLRDTIDHMMILSGAKTNFETKIIRIDEVLWEIIEQLTLVHGAQINVDIQVVDTDILKVDANDKLLQLAIQNIILNGVKYSNNQPIVVHLKSHTGRLLVEIIDQGIGIAPEELIRVTENFYRGENAQDFNGKGIGLSLANVIFKLHHIRMDISSNKQGTTVSLYF, from the coding sequence ATGAATTTAAAGAATCGTCTTTCTGTATATGCTGCTGTTATTTTTGGAGTGATTATTTTGATCGCTTCGACGATCATCTATGTTTCCTTCTATACCAGAATGGAAGGGCAGGAGTTTCGAAATCTGGAAAGTAAAACCCTGCTGTCGGCACTCTTTTACTTGGAGAAAGATGAGGTTTCCTTTATTGAACATGAAACCATTAAAAATCAGCTTCAAAAGAATATTTCTAAACGTAATATCTTGGTCGTCGATTCGCTCAATCGACGTTATGACGGACAGATGGAAGAAGATATCCCCATTTCGGCCGATTTTTTTGATTTAGTGCGTAAACAAGACGTTGCACAACTCAAAACAGATGCATTTTTTTATAATGGACTCTATTATCATGATAATGAAGGCGATTTTGTAATCGTCACTCGAGCTTCAACCGCTGAATTTCAAGATCAAATGCAATTGCTGCTCCATATTTTATTAGCAGTTTCTTTTATCGGGCTCATCTTGATCCTGATCTTTTCCCAATTTTTAGGCAATATTGCTTATGATCCCATCCTGAAGATGATCAACCAGATTAAAAAAAGAGATGATCAAAATTTTAATGAACCGATCGTTTTAAACAAATCTTATCAAGAAGTCCAGGAGCTGGTGGATACTTACAATCATTTTGTTGAAAAACTAAGCGAAACCTTTTCCATTCAGAAAAATTTCATTGACTATGTGTCCCATGAACTGCGGACCCCACTTGCAGCCCTCTTGGGTACGCTGGAAGTCAGTAAACAGAAACCTCGTACCGTCGAGGAACATGAGCAGGTCAATTTGCAGCTCAAACGGTATACCGAAGACCTTCGCGATACGATCGATCATATGATGATCCTTTCGGGAGCAAAGACCAATTTCGAAACCAAGATCATCCGTATTGATGAGGTGCTATGGGAGATTATAGAACAATTAACTTTGGTGCATGGCGCTCAAATCAATGTTGATATCCAAGTGGTGGACACGGACATCCTAAAAGTCGATGCCAATGATAAGCTCTTGCAACTTGCCATTCAAAATATCATTTTGAATGGGGTGAAATACTCCAATAATCAACCCATCGTGGTGCATCTCAAATCGCATACAGGTAGATTATTAGTTGAAATTATAGATCAAGGTATTGGTATCGCGCCAGAAGAACTTATTCGGGTCACCGAAAACTTTTACCGCGGAGAGAATGCGCAAGATTTCAATGGAAAAGGAATCGGTCTATCCTTAGCCAATGTGATTTTTAAATTGCACCATATCCGTATGGACATCAGCTCCAATAAACAGGGAACAACAGTTTCCTTGTATTTCTAA
- a CDS encoding c-type cytochrome — translation MKKINFKYRKLCLVTAVIAATLSLSAFIPNQEKPKEEKFSNLKVLPKNTTPDQLKAVMHEFNASLGVKCGFCHAPSKDDPKKMDFASDENKHKNVARDMMKMTAKINKKYFHKNDKEGEIKAISCKTCHNGQKHPEMKIASL, via the coding sequence ATGAAGAAAATTAATTTTAAATACCGGAAATTATGCTTGGTCACGGCAGTCATTGCTGCGACGCTTTCTTTGAGTGCATTTATTCCAAATCAAGAAAAACCAAAGGAAGAAAAGTTTTCCAACCTCAAAGTATTGCCCAAAAATACCACTCCAGATCAATTGAAAGCAGTTATGCATGAATTCAATGCATCCCTAGGCGTAAAGTGCGGATTTTGCCATGCCCCTTCAAAAGATGATCCTAAGAAAATGGATTTCGCCAGCGATGAAAATAAACATAAAAATGTCGCGCGCGATATGATGAAAATGACTGCTAAAATCAATAAGAAATACTTTCATAAAAACGATAAAGAAGGGGAGATCAAAGCCATCTCCTGCAAAACTTGCCATAACGGACAGAAACATCCCGAGATGAAAATCGCAAGTCTGTAA
- a CDS encoding glutamine synthetase III: MSNLRFQSVEAAASRKNASLKVETKKATEIYGKNVFSIAKMKEYLPKNSYKELAQAIEEGSAISRDLAEHISQAMKSWSLSNGATHYTHWFQPLTGSTAEKHDAFFEPDDNGEAIEKFTADALVQQEPDASSFPNGGIRNTFEARGYTAWDSSSPAFLYETGSGKTLCIPTVFVSYTGEALDYKAPLLKAVSAIDKASTDVAQYFDKQITKVNASLGIEQEYFLVDLSLYNARPDLQLTGRTLFGHMSAKGQQLDDHYFGAIPERVLAFMVDLENEALKLGIPLKTRHNEVAPSQFECAPMYEEMNLAIDHNQLLQNLMDQVALRHHFKVLLHEKPYSGVNGSGKHNNWSLITNTGVNLLSPGKTPKTNLMFLTFFVNIIKAVYEHADLLRASIASASNDHRLGANEAPPAIISIFLGSQLDDLLEEVESARVAKKVKSEANLWHGIPKVPELRLDNTDRNRTSPFAFTGNKFEFRAVGSSANSALPMTVLNVIVANQLIEFKIEVDKQIKKGIKKDLALLNVVRKYIKDSKSIRFEGNGYSEEWEKEAEARGLSNIKSTPKALDVYVKEETIQLFERLGIYTKRESEARHEILLENFYKKLQIEARVIEEIVNNQIAPACLIYQNELIKNVQGLKDLGLGKEAYSSQWNFLERISLHVNTVLEKAEAMRKERKKANQIEDMREKSIAYDEIVKPYFDDIRYHVNKLEKIVDDQKWPLPKLRELLFIS; this comes from the coding sequence ATGTCTAACTTAAGATTTCAATCTGTTGAAGCAGCTGCATCACGCAAAAACGCTTCTCTAAAAGTAGAAACAAAAAAAGCAACCGAAATTTACGGCAAGAATGTTTTTTCAATAGCGAAGATGAAAGAATATCTTCCTAAAAACTCCTACAAAGAGTTAGCACAAGCTATAGAGGAAGGATCTGCAATTTCTCGTGATTTGGCAGAGCATATTTCACAAGCCATGAAAAGCTGGTCACTATCTAATGGTGCTACACATTATACCCACTGGTTCCAACCGTTGACAGGATCTACAGCTGAGAAGCACGATGCTTTCTTCGAACCGGATGATAATGGTGAGGCTATTGAGAAATTCACGGCCGATGCGCTGGTACAACAAGAGCCTGATGCGTCAAGTTTTCCAAATGGTGGTATCCGTAATACATTCGAAGCGCGTGGTTACACTGCATGGGATAGTTCATCACCCGCTTTTCTTTATGAGACAGGTTCTGGTAAGACATTATGTATTCCCACAGTATTTGTATCGTACACAGGAGAAGCATTAGATTATAAAGCACCTTTGTTAAAAGCTGTAAGTGCTATTGACAAAGCATCTACAGATGTTGCACAATATTTTGATAAACAAATTACGAAAGTAAATGCTTCTTTAGGTATTGAACAAGAGTATTTTTTAGTAGATCTTTCATTATATAATGCACGTCCAGATTTACAATTGACTGGCCGTACATTATTTGGTCACATGTCTGCAAAAGGACAACAATTAGATGATCATTATTTCGGAGCGATTCCAGAACGTGTTTTAGCGTTTATGGTAGATTTAGAAAATGAAGCACTGAAATTAGGTATTCCTTTAAAAACTCGTCACAACGAGGTAGCGCCATCTCAGTTTGAGTGTGCACCGATGTACGAAGAAATGAACCTTGCCATCGATCATAACCAATTGTTACAAAATCTGATGGACCAAGTTGCTTTGCGTCATCATTTCAAAGTCTTATTACATGAGAAGCCTTATAGCGGTGTCAATGGATCAGGTAAACACAACAACTGGTCATTAATTACCAACACAGGTGTTAATTTATTATCCCCAGGTAAGACTCCTAAGACCAACTTGATGTTTTTGACTTTCTTTGTCAATATCATTAAAGCCGTATATGAGCACGCTGACTTACTACGTGCATCGATTGCAAGTGCGAGTAATGATCACCGTTTAGGTGCAAATGAGGCTCCTCCTGCTATTATTTCGATCTTCTTAGGATCACAGTTAGATGATCTTTTAGAAGAGGTAGAGTCAGCTCGTGTGGCTAAGAAAGTAAAATCTGAAGCAAACTTATGGCACGGTATTCCTAAAGTTCCTGAATTAAGATTGGATAACACAGATCGTAACCGTACATCACCATTTGCATTTACAGGTAACAAATTTGAGTTTAGAGCAGTAGGTTCTTCAGCAAACTCAGCATTGCCAATGACCGTTTTAAATGTCATTGTCGCTAATCAATTGATTGAATTTAAAATTGAAGTTGACAAACAAATTAAAAAAGGAATCAAGAAAGATTTAGCTTTACTTAATGTTGTTCGTAAATACATCAAAGATTCAAAATCAATCCGTTTCGAAGGTAATGGTTATAGCGAAGAGTGGGAGAAAGAAGCAGAAGCAAGAGGTCTGTCGAATATCAAATCTACTCCTAAAGCATTAGATGTATATGTTAAAGAAGAGACGATTCAATTATTTGAAAGACTAGGTATCTATACCAAACGCGAGAGTGAAGCACGTCACGAAATTTTGTTGGAAAACTTCTATAAAAAACTGCAGATCGAAGCACGTGTTATTGAAGAAATCGTTAACAATCAAATCGCACCAGCATGTTTGATTTACCAAAATGAATTGATCAAAAATGTTCAAGGCTTGAAAGACTTAGGTCTAGGTAAAGAAGCATATAGCTCACAATGGAATTTCTTAGAGCGTATCTCTTTACATGTAAACACGGTTCTTGAAAAAGCGGAAGCGATGCGTAAAGAGCGTAAAAAAGCAAATCAGATCGAAGATATGCGTGAGAAATCAATCGCTTATGATGAGATCGTGAAGCCTTATTTTGATGATATCCGTTACCATGTCAACAAATTGGAGAAAATTGTTGATGATCAAAAATGGCCATTACCAAAATTGCGCGAATTATTATTCATTAGCTAA
- a CDS encoding GntR family transcriptional regulator, protein MDFNANKAIYLQIAAYVCDHILLGTWKVEDKLPSVRELAVQLEVNPNTVMRTYDLLQQKEIVVNKRGVGFFVTGTSVENVKAYRKAVFLEEDLNPFFRNIYLLEINLDELKQRYQSFIEQNFKNNEL, encoded by the coding sequence ATGGATTTTAATGCTAATAAAGCCATTTATCTCCAGATAGCAGCGTATGTATGTGATCATATTCTGCTGGGGACTTGGAAAGTGGAGGATAAGCTGCCTTCGGTACGTGAACTTGCCGTACAATTGGAAGTAAATCCAAATACCGTGATGCGCACTTATGATCTGCTGCAACAAAAAGAAATTGTTGTCAATAAACGAGGGGTTGGATTTTTTGTGACCGGTACATCGGTAGAAAATGTAAAGGCATATCGCAAAGCCGTTTTTTTAGAAGAAGATCTCAATCCGTTTTTTAGAAATATCTATTTATTGGAAATTAATTTAGATGAACTCAAGCAACGGTATCAATCTTTTATCGAACAAAATTTTAAAAATAACGAATTATGA
- a CDS encoding alpha/beta hydrolase family protein: MNKKIILIGLFAMHGTALLAQKKPLDHTVYDSWQSLSASEISVSGQYISFQVIPQEGDGNFYVKDNLNKAVFSLPRGYNARLTRDEKHIISLIKPKFVNTRQAKIKKKKAEDMPKDSLAVYAIATGKLTKYADVKSYKLAEEASGYFSFLTDGKTTAPTDTTASKAKKTTKISTLHLFDLATGDTLNFQQVDQYDFNKAGDKLVFTKKAEAKDSTSNIAGVYLYDLTNKTLKKITNGRGTYKNFTFDDFGNQLAYLGDRSAEKSLVKDFNLYYYTAQLDTARIAVQKNTTGVPANWAVSGDGDLKFSKNGQKLFLGLAPIPRVKDTTLVDFEHAKVDVWHWQDDYLQPQQLVNLKKDLAQSYLSVFYPQQGNRVIPLVDDKFNPVRTTVEADQEYVLATTDFGRRVQTQWDYRSKQDVYVVSTVSGARQLVAENLSGQAVLSPDAQYVLYFNQDNGNWYSYQIASKKVIVLNDGLPVSFVDEDNDMPAKPSGYGMAAWGANGKGVYLYDKFDIWYFALDGSDKYLATNGYGRASSTVLRYKNLDHRQTSKWKSNTLDERQRVILTAFNEKTKENGFYEMRGKRKDPKVIMMAPHVFRNLQASDDQKQFIYTKEDYIHSPDLYVNTHTFKKEEQLTALNPQQANYNWGTAELVQWSTPAGHQAEGILYKPEDFDPNKKYPVIAYFYEKLTDGLYNYQAPAPTPSRLNIPYFVSNGYLVFAPDISYVTGQPGKSAEEYINSGMKHLAQNSWVDSSKLGIQGQSWGGYQVAHLITATDMYAAAWAGAPVVNMTSAYGGIRWQTGMSRQFQYENTQSRIGKTLWEDQDAYLANSPLFHLDKVKTPVVIMANDNDGAVPWYQGIEMFTALRRLQKPVWMLNYNGDEHNLLLRQNRKDIQIREQQFFDHYLKGAPAPKWLKSGIPAKEKGIDWGFSID; this comes from the coding sequence ATGAATAAAAAAATCATTCTTATAGGATTGTTTGCAATGCATGGGACAGCATTATTAGCCCAAAAGAAACCACTGGATCATACCGTCTATGATAGTTGGCAAAGTTTGAGTGCCAGTGAAATAAGTGTAAGTGGTCAATACATATCATTTCAGGTTATCCCTCAAGAAGGGGATGGCAATTTCTATGTAAAAGATAACTTAAATAAAGCCGTATTTTCCTTACCGCGAGGCTATAATGCCCGTCTAACGCGCGATGAAAAACATATCATTTCATTAATAAAGCCTAAGTTTGTCAATACACGCCAGGCAAAGATCAAGAAAAAGAAGGCAGAAGATATGCCGAAAGATTCTCTTGCTGTGTATGCGATAGCAACAGGAAAACTGACCAAGTACGCGGATGTTAAATCATACAAACTGGCAGAAGAGGCTAGTGGATATTTCAGTTTTTTGACTGACGGAAAAACAACTGCACCTACTGATACAACCGCGTCAAAGGCTAAAAAAACAACTAAGATCAGTACTTTACATCTTTTTGATTTAGCGACGGGTGATACCCTTAATTTTCAGCAGGTCGATCAGTACGATTTTAATAAGGCGGGAGATAAACTTGTTTTTACCAAAAAAGCAGAAGCAAAAGATTCAACTTCCAATATCGCGGGCGTTTATTTATATGATCTGACAAATAAAACCCTTAAAAAGATCACAAATGGTCGTGGTACGTATAAGAACTTTACTTTTGATGACTTCGGAAATCAATTGGCCTATTTAGGCGATAGAAGTGCAGAAAAATCGTTGGTCAAGGATTTTAATCTCTATTATTATACCGCCCAATTGGATACAGCACGTATTGCTGTTCAAAAAAATACCACAGGAGTACCTGCGAATTGGGCTGTAAGTGGCGACGGAGATTTAAAATTCAGTAAAAATGGTCAAAAGCTATTTTTAGGTTTGGCTCCTATACCACGTGTCAAAGACACCACATTAGTTGATTTTGAGCATGCGAAAGTGGATGTCTGGCATTGGCAGGACGACTACCTGCAGCCGCAGCAATTGGTAAACTTAAAAAAAGATCTTGCCCAAAGTTATTTAAGTGTATTTTATCCGCAGCAGGGAAACCGAGTTATCCCTTTAGTAGATGACAAATTCAATCCAGTACGGACAACCGTTGAAGCAGATCAAGAGTATGTGTTGGCAACCACGGATTTTGGTAGAAGAGTGCAAACACAGTGGGATTATCGCAGCAAGCAAGATGTATATGTCGTGTCAACTGTTTCAGGAGCTCGTCAATTGGTCGCTGAAAACTTATCTGGACAGGCGGTTTTATCTCCTGATGCACAGTATGTACTTTACTTCAACCAAGACAATGGCAATTGGTACTCCTATCAGATTGCTTCAAAGAAAGTCATCGTATTAAATGATGGTCTTCCAGTATCTTTTGTCGATGAAGATAACGATATGCCGGCCAAACCTAGCGGTTATGGTATGGCTGCGTGGGGAGCTAACGGCAAAGGGGTATATCTCTACGATAAATTTGATATCTGGTATTTTGCCTTAGATGGATCTGATAAATATCTGGCGACAAACGGATACGGTCGTGCATCAAGTACAGTATTGCGTTATAAGAATTTGGACCATAGGCAAACTAGTAAATGGAAATCAAACACACTCGATGAGCGTCAACGTGTGATTCTGACTGCTTTTAACGAAAAAACGAAGGAAAACGGATTTTATGAAATGCGTGGAAAACGTAAAGATCCGAAAGTGATCATGATGGCACCTCACGTTTTTAGAAACCTTCAAGCATCTGACGACCAAAAGCAATTCATCTATACCAAAGAAGATTATATTCATAGTCCTGATTTATATGTGAATACCCATACCTTTAAAAAGGAAGAGCAATTGACAGCGTTAAATCCGCAACAGGCCAATTACAATTGGGGAACAGCAGAGTTGGTACAATGGTCGACACCAGCAGGTCATCAAGCAGAAGGAATTCTGTATAAACCCGAAGATTTTGATCCCAACAAGAAATATCCTGTTATTGCTTATTTCTACGAAAAGTTAACAGACGGCTTGTATAATTATCAAGCCCCTGCACCGACACCATCTCGTTTGAATATCCCATATTTCGTGAGCAATGGGTATTTGGTTTTTGCACCAGATATTTCTTATGTAACAGGACAACCGGGTAAATCAGCTGAAGAATATATCAATTCGGGTATGAAGCATCTGGCACAGAATAGCTGGGTTGATTCCTCCAAATTGGGTATTCAAGGACAAAGTTGGGGAGGCTATCAGGTGGCGCATCTCATCACGGCAACAGATATGTATGCTGCAGCATGGGCAGGTGCACCAGTTGTAAATATGACCTCAGCTTATGGCGGTATCCGTTGGCAAACCGGTATGTCAAGACAATTTCAGTATGAAAATACGCAAAGTAGAATAGGTAAAACGTTGTGGGAAGACCAAGATGCTTACTTGGCCAATTCACCGCTTTTCCATCTAGATAAAGTCAAAACGCCAGTCGTTATTATGGCAAATGATAATGATGGAGCAGTGCCATGGTACCAAGGTATAGAAATGTTTACGGCATTGCGTCGTTTACAGAAACCGGTTTGGATGTTAAATTACAACGGTGATGAACATAATTTGTTGTTAAGACAGAATCGAAAAGATATCCAAATACGAGAGCAACAGTTTTTTGATCATTATTTGAAAGGTGCTCCTGCACCAAAATGGTTGAAGTCAGGAATTCCTGCTAAAGAAAAAGGAATAGATTGGGGATTTTCCATAGATTAA
- a CDS encoding SIMPL domain-containing protein, producing MKYNPIIIALIAGIVIIVAACLFSNAYRYKFKSSQTITVNGNAKKDFESDLVKWNASYSRKNFDLKIASDQLAEDRELVRKFLIAQGLKSEEIRFEAVNIIKDFEYHTDGKGTSYNTFSGYTLSQTVGVESRDLNKVDNASREISTLISQGLELSSSTPNYYYSKLEDLKLELISQASKNAHQRAANIAAESASSLGQLVKADLGVFQITGQNDNEEFSYGGAFNTTSRKKTANITVKASYLPQ from the coding sequence ATGAAATACAATCCAATCATCATTGCCCTCATTGCAGGTATTGTCATTATTGTTGCGGCATGTCTTTTTAGCAACGCCTATCGCTATAAATTTAAGTCATCGCAAACGATCACCGTAAACGGAAACGCAAAGAAAGATTTTGAGTCTGATTTAGTAAAATGGAACGCAAGTTATAGTCGCAAAAATTTTGATCTAAAAATAGCCTCTGATCAGCTTGCTGAAGATCGGGAATTAGTACGTAAATTTTTGATCGCTCAAGGACTGAAATCCGAAGAGATTAGATTTGAAGCGGTTAATATCATTAAGGACTTTGAATACCATACGGATGGTAAGGGAACGAGTTATAATACGTTTTCAGGTTATACCTTGTCGCAGACCGTTGGTGTTGAGTCACGTGATCTTAATAAGGTTGACAATGCATCTCGTGAAATCTCTACATTGATCTCGCAGGGATTGGAATTAAGCTCCAGCACCCCCAATTACTATTATTCTAAGTTAGAAGATTTAAAACTGGAACTTATTTCTCAAGCTTCTAAAAATGCCCATCAGCGTGCTGCAAATATTGCGGCAGAATCGGCTTCTTCTTTGGGACAATTAGTGAAGGCTGATCTTGGCGTATTTCAGATCACCGGTCAAAACGATAATGAGGAATTTTCATATGGAGGAGCCTTCAATACCACCTCTAGAAAGAAGACAGCAAATATTACGGTCAAAGCGAGCTATCTGCCCCAGTAA